In a single window of the Leptospira sanjuanensis genome:
- a CDS encoding Lcl domain-containing protein — MTNFRILFIKAYLVGIIFINYSCYLNPYFKDAVSPDEEKDSPVPLIFLLVAASNPVIQGETIFFPSTGLTWMRCSRGQTYDAITDSCTGFVVSPQYCSTSDNQCNGSSGGVLTSGPAFDSCASFSVSGRTMTWRVPTHAELKGIVYCSNGTDVANSTDNSKTCSSTGTGFDVPTVRKEWFPGIPTGNPIEFWSSTSDPLSSSVAWKVNFSTGATNPNAGKVVAGYIRCVSSR; from the coding sequence ATGACAAATTTTAGAATCCTATTCATTAAAGCTTATCTTGTCGGAATAATTTTTATCAATTACTCCTGTTACTTGAATCCTTATTTCAAAGATGCTGTTTCTCCAGATGAAGAAAAGGATTCTCCAGTGCCTTTGATTTTTCTTTTAGTAGCAGCGTCAAATCCTGTAATTCAAGGTGAAACGATTTTCTTTCCATCGACCGGTCTGACGTGGATGAGGTGTTCCCGCGGTCAAACATATGATGCGATTACGGATTCATGCACTGGATTTGTCGTTTCTCCGCAATATTGTTCTACTTCTGATAACCAATGCAACGGTTCTTCGGGCGGAGTTTTAACATCCGGGCCAGCTTTTGATTCCTGTGCTTCGTTTAGTGTTTCAGGAAGGACGATGACATGGAGAGTTCCCACGCATGCAGAGTTGAAAGGAATAGTTTATTGTTCCAATGGAACGGATGTGGCAAATTCGACTGATAATTCAAAGACTTGTTCTTCAACTGGGACAGGCTTTGATGTTCCAACCGTAAGAAAAGAATGGTTTCCGGGAATTCCAACTGGAAATCCAATTGAGTTTTGGTCAAGTACGAGCGACCCATTGAGCTCCTCAGTAGCCTGGAAGGTGAATTTCAGTACAGGAGCTACGAATCCTAATGCCGGCAAAGTCGTCGCTGGTTATATCCGCTGCGTGAGTTCCCGCTAA
- a CDS encoding LIC_13076 family protein yields the protein MQKSFGILHSILILSERRNFVLLSFLLFSCSTIELNSVRGGENAKIPVSSQKDSNISENVSFNCKPSIRKSQWYVLFGSVPINQMDTSEILPDSNKTYRVNLKTTWLDGILSTVLGIAASITRKTVEVESCDSKDIAFSARVPATNPNLQQDKELSKADLAKLKEDFIKQNEKQWKEELQEKIHSSLSEELESSWNKEIKHSKNLSVLFLKSGEIAKGTVTRIDGEGVKLFYKGKERVFRRADVQRVRFQD from the coding sequence GTGCAGAAATCATTTGGTATTTTACATTCTATTTTGATTCTATCCGAGCGTCGTAATTTTGTTCTGTTATCATTCTTACTTTTCTCTTGTTCTACGATCGAATTGAATTCGGTCCGAGGAGGTGAAAACGCAAAGATACCTGTATCCTCTCAAAAGGATTCTAACATTTCCGAAAATGTTTCATTTAATTGTAAGCCGAGTATTAGAAAATCTCAGTGGTATGTTCTTTTTGGATCGGTTCCAATCAATCAAATGGACACTTCCGAGATCCTTCCGGATTCAAACAAAACGTATCGTGTAAATCTGAAAACGACCTGGTTGGATGGAATTCTGAGTACGGTTTTGGGTATTGCAGCTTCGATTACTCGGAAGACGGTTGAAGTGGAGAGCTGTGATTCCAAGGATATTGCATTTTCCGCGAGAGTTCCCGCAACAAATCCGAATCTTCAGCAAGATAAAGAACTTTCCAAAGCAGATTTGGCAAAATTGAAAGAAGATTTTATCAAGCAAAATGAAAAGCAATGGAAAGAAGAATTGCAGGAGAAGATTCATTCTTCTTTGAGCGAAGAATTGGAAAGTTCTTGGAACAAAGAGATCAAACATTCTAAGAATCTTTCCGTTTTATTTTTAAAATCCGGGGAAATAGCGAAAGGAACGGTAACGCGAATTGATGGGGAAGGCGTTAAATTGTTTTATAAAGGCAAAGAAAGAGTTTTTCGCCGTGCTGACGTTCAAAGAGTTCGATTTCAAGATTGA
- a CDS encoding YheT family hydrolase, giving the protein MLKELKTPKFNPAGILKSPLIQTTLASLAWNLPEEMPFLDHEKKMILDAGKGVRLEGALSKQKDTKPKGFLVLLHGWEGSINSTYILRTSHYFYEKGFDIFRLNYRDHGDTHHLNPEPFNGSLIEETYEAVRKATYLAEKNVPVFVTGFSLGGNFALRIAKVHSQSEKKLNQLKEFIAISPAIHPKDATMLMDNKLIIGRYFLKKWKQSIEKKQKHFPTIVPYDSILKEKSVMRMTERFVESTEDFTDIDHYFGTYTLGEKELSQILVPTTIITAKDDPIIRGESFLSLHPNRNVRISIQNFGGHNGFLENWKGACWYFRVLEEILLL; this is encoded by the coding sequence ATGCTCAAAGAACTCAAGACCCCAAAATTCAACCCCGCGGGAATTCTGAAATCACCTTTGATTCAAACGACTTTAGCCTCGTTGGCATGGAATTTACCGGAAGAAATGCCATTTTTAGATCACGAGAAAAAAATGATTCTCGATGCCGGAAAAGGCGTAAGGTTGGAAGGAGCTTTGAGCAAACAAAAAGATACGAAACCAAAAGGATTCTTAGTTTTGTTACATGGTTGGGAGGGAAGCATCAATTCAACTTATATCTTGAGAACTTCCCATTACTTTTATGAGAAAGGATTCGATATTTTTCGTTTAAATTATAGAGATCATGGAGATACACATCATCTCAACCCCGAACCTTTTAACGGTAGCCTTATCGAAGAAACGTATGAAGCCGTTCGAAAAGCCACATACTTAGCGGAGAAGAATGTTCCAGTCTTTGTTACTGGTTTTTCTCTTGGCGGAAATTTTGCGCTTCGAATTGCGAAAGTACATTCTCAATCGGAAAAGAAATTAAATCAATTGAAAGAATTCATAGCGATTTCTCCTGCAATTCATCCTAAAGATGCAACAATGCTAATGGATAATAAGCTTATCATTGGCCGATACTTTCTTAAAAAATGGAAACAATCGATTGAGAAAAAACAAAAACATTTCCCTACAATCGTTCCGTATGACTCTATTCTCAAAGAAAAATCGGTAATGCGTATGACGGAAAGATTCGTAGAGTCGACTGAAGATTTTACCGATATAGATCATTATTTCGGAACTTATACGTTAGGAGAAAAAGAACTTTCTCAGATTTTAGTCCCGACGACAATTATTACCGCAAAAGACGATCCAATTATTCGTGGTGAATCATTTTTATCCTTACATCCGAATCGAAATGTTAGAATTTCGATTCAAAATTTTGGAGGTCATAACGGCTTTTTAGAGAACTGGAAAGGTGCTTGTTGGTATTTCCGCGTATTAGAGGAAATTTTATTGTTATAG
- a CDS encoding DUF1564 family protein translates to MANIQHLTEKEFIASSLKGPKITCSFLIPLELLKKLPKSDQLKIGKNLGQLLRTHSKYIKSKKRFNKSALTVKYQRKGNSLVKFNSRVFPEEWAQLSILSAIHGVSRCLLYCLLIQLHLTGTLIKPNHNLQKIQEIVLPAFIWEINLKTKMIRRIIYHRL, encoded by the coding sequence ATGGCAAACATTCAACACTTAACCGAAAAAGAATTCATCGCATCTTCGTTAAAGGGACCGAAAATCACATGCAGCTTTTTAATTCCTCTCGAATTGCTGAAAAAGCTTCCAAAATCTGATCAATTAAAGATCGGAAAAAATCTGGGGCAACTTCTCAGAACACATTCTAAATATATAAAAAGCAAGAAGCGTTTCAATAAGAGTGCACTAACAGTCAAATATCAAAGAAAAGGAAATTCTTTGGTGAAATTCAATTCAAGAGTATTCCCGGAAGAGTGGGCACAACTTAGTATTCTTTCCGCAATCCACGGGGTTTCCCGCTGCTTACTATATTGCCTATTAATTCAACTACATTTAACCGGCACTTTAATAAAGCCGAATCACAACTTGCAAAAAATTCAAGAAATTGTTTTACCGGCCTTCATCTGGGAAATAAATTTAAAAACGAAGATGATTCGAAGAATAATATATCATAGATTATGA
- a CDS encoding acetyl-CoA C-acetyltransferase, whose translation MSNAYVIDAVRTPRGKGKKRGTLASIHPQELSAATLNAIKDRNGIKPEIVEEVVMGCVSQVDDQAACIARYAVMSALWPNSVPGYTVNRFCGSGLQAVNNAANHVQSGSMQIALGGGVESMSRVKMGADMNGRDFNVGNPNIQKHYNLVPQGISADLIATKFGITREEADRFAESSQIKADNAIKAGYFKKSIIPVKTEDGTIVDTDENPRIESTFEWLSDLAPVFKTIGEKELDAIALKSYPEVGKINHIHTLGNSSGIVDGAASVLLASDEGIKKYGLKPRAKIVAMASTGEDPTIMLTGPVSASKKALAIAGLKPEDIDIWEINEAFASVVLYTQKSLNIPLEKINVNGGSISLGHPLGATGAILLGTALDELERRQQRYALITLCIGGGMGIATIIERI comes from the coding sequence ATGTCAAACGCCTATGTAATCGACGCCGTAAGAACTCCTAGAGGAAAAGGGAAAAAAAGAGGAACACTCGCGAGCATCCATCCGCAGGAACTCTCCGCAGCAACCTTAAACGCAATCAAAGACAGAAACGGAATCAAGCCCGAAATCGTGGAAGAAGTAGTCATGGGATGCGTATCCCAAGTGGACGACCAAGCAGCGTGTATCGCGCGTTATGCGGTTATGTCCGCGCTCTGGCCGAACTCGGTTCCCGGCTATACCGTAAACCGTTTTTGCGGATCGGGATTACAAGCAGTCAACAACGCGGCGAACCACGTTCAATCCGGTTCCATGCAAATCGCCCTCGGTGGAGGAGTCGAATCCATGTCCCGCGTAAAAATGGGAGCGGACATGAATGGAAGAGATTTTAATGTAGGAAATCCTAATATTCAAAAACACTACAATTTGGTGCCTCAAGGAATTTCCGCGGACCTGATCGCGACAAAATTCGGAATCACACGCGAAGAAGCGGACCGTTTCGCGGAATCCTCCCAGATCAAAGCGGACAACGCGATCAAAGCCGGATATTTCAAAAAATCCATTATCCCCGTTAAAACCGAAGACGGCACGATCGTCGATACAGATGAAAACCCGAGAATCGAATCCACATTCGAGTGGCTTTCCGACTTAGCTCCTGTATTCAAGACGATCGGTGAAAAGGAACTCGACGCGATCGCACTCAAGTCTTACCCTGAAGTGGGAAAGATCAACCACATCCACACGTTAGGCAACTCGTCCGGAATCGTGGACGGGGCCGCATCGGTCCTTCTTGCTTCCGACGAAGGAATTAAAAAATACGGACTCAAGCCTCGTGCAAAAATCGTAGCGATGGCTTCAACCGGAGAGGATCCAACAATCATGCTTACCGGACCCGTATCCGCTTCCAAGAAAGCGCTCGCGATCGCGGGACTGAAACCGGAAGATATCGATATCTGGGAAATCAACGAAGCATTCGCATCTGTGGTGTTATATACTCAGAAGTCGCTTAACATTCCATTGGAAAAGATCAACGTAAACGGAGGCTCAATCTCTCTCGGACATCCCCTCGGAGCGACCGGAGCGATCCTACTAGGAACCGCGTTAGACGAACTCGAAAGAAGACAACAACGTTATGCGTTAATCACGCTTTGCATCGGCGGAGGCATGGGAATCGCCACGATCATCGAAAGAATCTAA
- a CDS encoding acyltransferase family protein yields the protein MEKNSTQVKKRILSLDLFRGMTVAGMILVNNPGSWSAIYSPLKHAKWNGCTPTDLVFPFFLFAVGASISISLYSKNGMSRSGIWSKISIRSLVLIGLGLFLNFFGEWSFAELRIPGVLQRIGFVYFAVASLYLIVPGKKSLIALIPILVVPTWILLNVAPPGESTVSLEPGKDIGAWFDRILFGEKHLWKFSKTWDPEGFFSGITSIASSLFGVLCGLILSVQDTSWNKRTAVLFGIGALLTLVGSIWDTFFPMNKSLWTASYAVYTAGLAFFSVGFFEFLSLTFSSNRSESGKNVLNISFQPFLVFGKNAILVFVASGIVARILNLWTVIGENGKAISVKTWIYLRLVGLLSDSYFASLSYAILNLIVWWLILSYLDRKKIYFKI from the coding sequence TTGGAAAAAAATTCAACGCAAGTCAAAAAACGGATCCTGTCTTTGGATTTGTTCCGCGGTATGACCGTGGCGGGAATGATTCTCGTAAACAATCCCGGCTCCTGGTCCGCTATCTATTCGCCGCTCAAACACGCAAAGTGGAACGGATGTACTCCGACGGATCTGGTGTTTCCGTTTTTTCTTTTTGCGGTGGGAGCTTCTATTTCAATTTCATTGTATTCAAAAAATGGAATGAGTCGAAGCGGGATTTGGTCGAAAATATCGATTCGAAGTCTTGTTCTGATCGGGCTCGGATTGTTTTTGAACTTTTTCGGAGAATGGTCTTTTGCCGAGCTTCGGATTCCGGGCGTTTTACAAAGAATCGGTTTCGTTTATTTCGCGGTCGCTTCGTTGTATCTTATAGTTCCCGGGAAGAAGAGTTTAATCGCTTTGATTCCGATTTTGGTCGTGCCGACTTGGATTTTGTTGAACGTCGCGCCTCCGGGAGAATCGACCGTTTCCTTGGAGCCCGGAAAAGACATCGGCGCATGGTTCGATCGAATTCTCTTCGGTGAAAAACATCTTTGGAAGTTTTCCAAAACCTGGGACCCGGAAGGATTTTTCAGCGGAATCACGTCGATTGCGAGCTCGTTATTTGGCGTTCTCTGCGGTTTGATTTTGTCCGTTCAGGATACTTCATGGAACAAAAGGACGGCGGTTCTTTTCGGCATCGGCGCCTTGTTAACGTTAGTCGGGTCGATCTGGGATACGTTCTTTCCTATGAATAAAAGTTTATGGACCGCGAGCTACGCGGTTTATACCGCAGGACTTGCGTTTTTCAGCGTGGGTTTTTTCGAATTCTTATCTCTGACTTTTTCTTCAAATCGATCCGAGTCGGGCAAAAACGTTTTGAATATCTCGTTTCAACCTTTTCTCGTGTTCGGAAAAAACGCCATTTTGGTGTTTGTGGCTTCGGGAATCGTCGCAAGAATTTTGAATCTCTGGACTGTGATCGGTGAAAACGGAAAAGCGATCAGCGTTAAAACTTGGATTTATTTACGCTTAGTCGGATTGTTAAGCGACTCGTATTTCGCTTCATTGTCGTATGCTATTTTGAATCTGATCGTATGGTGGCTGATCTTAAGTTACTTGGATCGAAAGAAAATTTACTTCAAGATTTAG
- a CDS encoding Rho-binding antiterminator, producing the protein MDAYVPVSCDFYDRLEEIVLSKRRVSLEVSEGGNAGTTATQKQRISDLVSVNREEFAVLENGEKIRLDKILKINP; encoded by the coding sequence ATGGATGCATACGTTCCCGTTTCCTGCGACTTCTACGATCGATTGGAGGAAATTGTACTCTCCAAACGAAGGGTTTCTTTGGAAGTTTCGGAGGGTGGGAATGCGGGAACAACCGCGACTCAAAAACAGAGAATTTCCGATCTCGTATCCGTGAATCGGGAAGAATTCGCCGTTTTGGAAAACGGTGAAAAAATCCGATTGGATAAGATTCTGAAAATCAATCCTTGA
- a CDS encoding DUF2804 domain-containing protein — protein MKIIGAENKVNYGVFDGPVEFNYKEFQLLDFFGKEIRGLKKRFAFKRFNYIGIITDEFLIGFAAVSLGYVYNVFAYLYHYKEGILYEFDAKGLDTGKELDFPANPDEYSIRFKKGASFLNVNKSHSDKKLEVEAFLGKKLRFRFNADFGLKSHSPLRVVNPSEPTHWTFTEKCSPITPSSIELSYNGKPLSFDPKKTTILYDWSGGYLRRETNWYWAAFSAILPNKTTIGANFAALVNETFFSENAFWIDRKRTRVPRLIFDFSQKDPYKTWRIYDEEGLVDLEFKPEGERKDKMNLIVTKLYFRQFVGKFSGKFESAQGKKVSFKDVYGFTEFHRSLW, from the coding sequence ATGAAAATTATCGGCGCCGAAAATAAAGTAAACTATGGGGTTTTCGACGGTCCGGTTGAATTCAATTACAAAGAATTTCAACTGCTTGACTTCTTCGGAAAAGAAATCCGCGGATTAAAGAAGCGATTTGCGTTTAAACGGTTCAATTATATCGGGATTATCACGGACGAATTCTTGATCGGATTTGCGGCCGTAAGTCTGGGGTATGTATATAACGTTTTCGCTTATTTGTATCATTATAAGGAAGGGATTCTTTACGAGTTCGATGCCAAAGGTTTGGATACGGGAAAGGAATTGGATTTTCCCGCGAATCCGGACGAATATTCAATTCGGTTTAAAAAAGGGGCTTCGTTTTTAAACGTGAATAAATCCCACTCCGATAAGAAACTCGAAGTCGAAGCGTTTTTAGGAAAAAAATTGCGATTTCGGTTTAACGCGGACTTCGGATTAAAAAGTCACTCGCCGTTACGGGTTGTGAATCCTTCCGAACCGACTCATTGGACATTCACTGAAAAATGTTCTCCGATCACGCCGTCTTCGATCGAACTTTCGTATAACGGAAAACCTCTTTCCTTTGATCCTAAAAAAACAACGATTCTCTACGATTGGTCGGGCGGTTATCTAAGAAGGGAAACGAACTGGTATTGGGCCGCTTTCAGCGCCATCCTTCCGAACAAAACCACGATCGGAGCGAACTTTGCCGCGCTCGTAAACGAAACATTCTTTTCCGAGAACGCGTTTTGGATCGATCGGAAGCGAACGAGAGTTCCGAGGCTGATCTTCGATTTTTCGCAGAAGGATCCTTACAAAACCTGGCGAATTTATGATGAGGAAGGTTTGGTCGATCTCGAGTTTAAACCCGAAGGTGAAAGAAAGGATAAGATGAATTTGATCGTGACCAAACTGTATTTCAGACAATTCGTCGGAAAGTTTTCCGGCAAATTCGAATCCGCGCAGGGAAAGAAGGTTTCCTTCAAGGACGTTTACGGATTCACAGAATTTCACAGATCGCTTTGGTGA
- a CDS encoding LIC_13029 family protein produces the protein MAEAQSQNPPKSSNLDESDLKILKAKKTSRELSVLLYRVLYRTDEVRQGAVKVLKETFLRTHTNHPELFPILDRAKFTKDMINLYKASTTLPPDKLELFFSGIHASFQNEIRYLVGKSAQFSFDIIFLVIETILNEMNLPENERTVNMKDRETILKNFKAYNDLSKIFNKIGNTKVVIDKKDDIITEISILHKDITIISIESMFRHILAQLLLSKKYNCGSLIEKWAQEYGMEDNAPSMKRVIAEATPLTEFRLQFTNAVKILKDENELDLMFLRTLANYYASWVTQVSEQIPS, from the coding sequence ATGGCAGAAGCGCAAAGCCAGAACCCTCCTAAATCTTCGAATCTCGACGAATCCGATCTTAAGATTCTTAAAGCGAAAAAAACATCCCGTGAACTTTCCGTTCTGCTCTATCGCGTACTTTATAGAACGGACGAAGTCAGACAAGGTGCCGTCAAAGTCTTAAAGGAAACTTTCTTAAGGACTCATACCAATCATCCCGAACTCTTTCCGATTTTGGATCGTGCCAAATTCACAAAGGACATGATCAATCTTTACAAAGCGTCTACGACGTTGCCGCCGGATAAGTTGGAATTATTTTTCAGCGGAATACACGCTTCCTTTCAAAATGAAATCCGTTACTTGGTGGGTAAATCGGCTCAGTTTTCCTTCGACATCATTTTTCTCGTGATTGAAACGATCCTGAACGAAATGAATCTTCCCGAAAATGAAAGAACCGTGAACATGAAGGACCGAGAAACGATTCTTAAAAACTTCAAGGCCTACAACGATCTATCGAAGATCTTCAACAAGATCGGAAACACGAAGGTCGTCATCGATAAGAAGGACGATATCATTACGGAAATTTCCATTCTTCATAAGGACATCACGATCATTTCGATCGAGAGTATGTTTCGTCACATTTTGGCGCAGCTTCTTCTTTCTAAAAAGTACAACTGCGGAAGTTTGATCGAAAAATGGGCTCAGGAATACGGGATGGAGGACAACGCGCCGTCGATGAAACGCGTGATCGCGGAAGCAACCCCGTTGACCGAGTTCCGTCTTCAATTTACGAATGCGGTCAAGATCCTGAAGGACGAGAACGAATTGGATCTGATGTTTTTGAGAACTCTTGCGAACTACTATGCGTCCTGGGTAACTCAGGTTTCGGAACAAATTCCTTCTTAA
- a CDS encoding aldo/keto reductase: protein MTKKSFDQSVTLNNGVSMPILGLGVWKTKSGKECREAVLNALEAGYRHIDTAKIYGNEEDVGKAIRESGIPRKEIFITTKLWNADQGSDKTRKALETSLETLGIDFVDLYLIHFPVTSKRNDSWKELEKAYHDKLCKSIGVSNYTIAHLTELLKEAKITPAVNQVEFHPFLNQVVLFEYCKKHKIQLEAYSPLAHGQKIEDRRIADIAKQYGRTPAQILIRWAVEQNIVVIPKSVKKDRIVENAQIFDFQIKDEDMRILNSLDENFRTCWDPSEVV from the coding sequence ATGACAAAAAAATCTTTCGATCAATCCGTGACCCTCAACAACGGAGTCTCGATGCCGATCTTAGGACTCGGCGTTTGGAAAACGAAATCCGGCAAAGAATGCAGGGAAGCGGTTTTAAACGCGCTCGAAGCAGGTTATAGACATATCGATACTGCGAAGATTTACGGGAATGAAGAGGACGTTGGTAAGGCGATTCGCGAAAGCGGAATCCCGAGAAAAGAAATTTTCATAACGACAAAACTTTGGAACGCGGACCAAGGTTCGGATAAAACGAGAAAGGCCTTGGAAACGAGTCTCGAAACATTGGGGATCGATTTCGTCGATTTATATCTCATTCATTTTCCGGTAACTTCCAAAAGAAACGATTCTTGGAAAGAATTGGAGAAAGCGTATCACGATAAACTCTGTAAATCGATCGGAGTCAGCAATTATACGATCGCGCATCTGACGGAATTGTTAAAGGAAGCGAAAATTACTCCCGCCGTCAATCAGGTGGAGTTTCATCCCTTTTTAAATCAGGTCGTGTTGTTCGAATATTGTAAAAAACATAAGATTCAACTGGAAGCATATAGCCCGCTTGCTCACGGACAAAAAATCGAGGATCGCCGGATCGCGGACATCGCGAAACAATACGGTAGGACTCCTGCTCAAATTTTGATCCGCTGGGCCGTTGAACAGAATATCGTCGTGATTCCTAAATCCGTTAAAAAGGACAGAATCGTAGAAAACGCCCAAATTTTCGATTTTCAAATCAAAGACGAGGACATGAGGATTTTGAATTCTTTGGACGAGAATTTTAGAACTTGTTGGGATCCGTCGGAAGTCGTTTAA
- the truD gene encoding tRNA pseudouridine(13) synthase TruD, which yields MSEYPFSGFLVYDLKQNPEDFQVEEILRPNTVQPAGKWTIFRLRKSGWNTLDALLRISKESKVALSDIGYAGKKDRHATTSQFISCQKPLRVPAELSQVLQVESVGKSDHSLSPDDNAGNRFVLVLRNLIEKEFEKVRKNFDNIAKNGFPNYYDSQRFSRFHPEFLLPIFPYLQGDPETCLKLLLTDVYPGEKKQARDRKKLLQTAWGNWSECAHLSESKLENRIFSGLKRERNLTRKTYSDLILQFPEEELLMLVTSLQSFIWNEFVSRLSVAVAKEGVWIKTKTGPLFFWGESAGEFFSATKSLPVPGAPGIQKLEYSKIEMDMIERVLADLRLKESDLDRSPFPKVKMKSFDRNVCVVPEDFQLGDPMEDEQNPGRKKAAISFRLPSGSYATMLVKRLMLRADI from the coding sequence GTGTCAGAGTATCCATTCAGCGGGTTTTTGGTCTACGATCTCAAACAGAACCCGGAGGATTTTCAAGTGGAGGAAATTCTTCGGCCGAATACGGTCCAACCCGCCGGAAAGTGGACGATCTTCCGACTTCGAAAATCCGGATGGAATACGCTCGACGCTCTTTTAAGAATTTCCAAGGAATCCAAGGTAGCACTTTCCGATATCGGTTACGCCGGAAAAAAGGACCGACACGCGACAACTTCCCAATTTATCAGCTGCCAAAAACCGTTGCGGGTTCCGGCCGAACTTTCGCAGGTTTTACAGGTAGAGTCGGTCGGTAAAAGCGATCATTCTCTGAGTCCCGACGACAACGCTGGAAACCGATTCGTTCTGGTTCTTCGAAATCTGATCGAGAAAGAGTTCGAAAAGGTTCGGAAAAATTTTGACAACATCGCAAAGAACGGTTTTCCCAATTACTACGATTCGCAGAGATTCAGCCGATTTCATCCGGAGTTTCTACTTCCCATTTTTCCGTATTTGCAAGGCGATCCCGAAACTTGTTTGAAACTTCTTTTGACCGATGTATATCCGGGAGAGAAAAAACAAGCGCGCGATCGTAAGAAACTTTTGCAAACCGCTTGGGGAAATTGGTCCGAATGCGCGCATTTGTCGGAAAGTAAATTGGAAAATCGGATCTTCTCCGGTTTAAAGCGGGAAAGAAATCTTACACGAAAAACGTATTCCGATTTGATTTTGCAATTTCCGGAAGAAGAATTGCTGATGCTCGTTACGTCTTTACAATCCTTTATCTGGAACGAATTCGTATCCAGACTTTCCGTTGCCGTTGCGAAAGAGGGCGTTTGGATCAAAACAAAGACCGGCCCTTTGTTTTTTTGGGGAGAATCGGCCGGGGAATTTTTTTCGGCCACTAAAAGTTTACCCGTTCCCGGAGCGCCAGGAATTCAAAAATTAGAATATTCTAAAATTGAAATGGATATGATCGAGCGTGTTCTTGCGGATTTGCGATTGAAAGAATCGGATTTGGACCGTTCTCCGTTTCCAAAGGTCAAAATGAAATCCTTTGATCGGAACGTTTGCGTTGTGCCGGAGGACTTTCAATTGGGAGATCCGATGGAAGACGAACAAAACCCGGGAAGAAAAAAGGCTGCGATTTCCTTTCGTCTTCCTTCCGGGTCGTATGCGACGATGCTTGTTAAACGATTGATGCTGCGGGCCGATATTTGA
- a CDS encoding MarR family winged helix-turn-helix transcriptional regulator — protein sequence MGTHYKGNSRETAVLNAFIKLSRCSDSIRQLEEKVFTKYGLTTGQFGCLETLHHLGPMCQKEIGQKLFSCEGNITQIIDNLEKRKLVQRVRSEEDRRYIIIHLTSEGSSLVQKVFPAILDSLVHKFDPLTEAQLIDLGDFLKEVGLKAV from the coding sequence ATGGGAACCCACTACAAAGGCAACAGTCGAGAAACCGCGGTCTTAAACGCTTTTATTAAGCTGAGCCGTTGTTCCGACTCGATTCGTCAGTTGGAAGAAAAGGTTTTCACAAAATACGGCCTAACGACAGGGCAATTCGGTTGCCTCGAAACGCTTCATCATCTGGGTCCGATGTGCCAAAAGGAAATCGGTCAAAAGCTGTTCTCCTGCGAAGGAAACATAACCCAGATCATAGACAACCTGGAAAAACGAAAATTGGTTCAAAGGGTTCGAAGCGAAGAAGACAGACGGTATATCATTATCCATCTGACTTCGGAAGGAAGCTCGCTCGTTCAGAAAGTATTTCCTGCAATTCTCGATTCTTTGGTACATAAATTCGATCCTTTGACGGAAGCTCAACTGATCGATCTTGGTGATTTTCTCAAGGAAGTAGGTTTAAAAGCAGTATGA
- a CDS encoding DoxX family protein, with amino-acid sequence MLQKFFKTDSDLGSLILRVVAGVVMFPHGAQKLLGWFGGYGFTGTMGYFVGTGIPAPIAFLVIIGEFFGAIGLILGLFTRLSAFGIGLVMIGATFLVHLPHGFFINWAGNQQGEGYEYHLLLIGISIVLFIKGGGKASVDSLIEEKLD; translated from the coding sequence ATGCTTCAAAAATTTTTTAAAACAGATTCGGATCTCGGATCCCTCATTCTCAGAGTAGTTGCAGGAGTTGTAATGTTCCCGCACGGCGCACAAAAACTCTTGGGTTGGTTCGGCGGTTACGGTTTCACAGGAACTATGGGATATTTTGTCGGAACTGGAATTCCCGCACCGATCGCATTTCTCGTCATCATCGGCGAATTTTTCGGCGCAATCGGATTGATCCTTGGATTGTTCACGAGATTGTCCGCATTCGGAATCGGATTGGTGATGATCGGAGCGACGTTTCTCGTTCACTTGCCGCACGGCTTTTTCATCAACTGGGCGGGGAATCAGCAGGGAGAAGGATACGAATACCATCTTCTTTTGATCGGAATCTCGATCGTCCTTTTTATCAAAGGCGGCGGAAAAGCTTCCGTAGATTCTTTGATCGAAGAAAAACTCGACTAA